The following coding sequences lie in one Carassius gibelio isolate Cgi1373 ecotype wild population from Czech Republic chromosome A17, carGib1.2-hapl.c, whole genome shotgun sequence genomic window:
- the LOC127933162 gene encoding von Willebrand factor A domain-containing protein 5A isoform X7: MVNCCGLVSEKNEPVPLKSISVELQVRDHVASVSSCLQYVNEEERPLEAVFVFPLPADAAVCHFSARIGEQEIVAEVQDKQSARDQYDDAVSSGQQAFLLEESEESSDVFKLSVGCLSPGQKASITIVYIIELSVQADDALRFCLPAVLNPRYTPAVSAAGVPEVSSASVIPYTLSLSVEVRSSDRISKLESSCPLDPLEFLDAQHTHATVNLTAGHRFDKDVELFLYYENSHQPSAVVEAGASAAPSGSLMGDPALMISLYPEFPADVMSSLASRGEFIFVVDRSGSMDCQMHHGNDAQMRIESARDTLLLLLKSLPMGCYFNIYGFGSHFESFFPQSVVYSEDTMEEALKRVKSMSADMGGTEILQPLKHIYSQPCYPDHPRQLFIFTDGEVWNTKEVLDLVKSHVYSHRCFSFGIGEGASTALITGMAREGSGHAQFITGTDRMQPKVMQSLRFALQPAVDNISVDWTVPEGVTVDMLSPSINTLFQGQRALIYAQIKGQSSGKKEGAVTVKYKLKDQPVTNQLQFTLQPTEDTGLTIHRLAARSVIRSLELEERAEGADAENVRKRIVELSVQAGVSSAHTAFIGINKDHNQTVKGPLLQRRVPVARMVVQRARPMALQMDFDSTMHYSMASSNSMIECDDESDQTEAEPLKDPVLQLVSLQKATGCWELNASLAAVFGKTEDEVNNQKTAQVDGSVWATVLALIWLYAFKSDQQVEWQFVAMKAASWVRSQKPDSLSQCVCDGNALLGCQVTEDMLGI, translated from the exons TTCCTCTGAAGAGTATCTCGGTGGAGCTGCAGGTCCGGGATCACGTGGCCTCCGTCAGCTCCTGTCTGCAGTATGTGAACGAGGAGGAGCGTCCGCTGGAGGCCGTGTTCGTCTTCCCGCTGCCCGCCGACGCCGCGGTCTGTCACTTCAGCGCCAGGATCGGAGAGCAGGAGATTGTGGCCGAGGTGCAGGACAAACAGAGT GCGCGGGATCAGTATGATGATGCTGTGAGCTCGGGCCAGCAGGCGTTTCTGCTGGAAGAGAGCGAGGAGAGTTCAGATGTGTTCAAACTGAGTGTGGGCTGTTTGTCTCCGGGTCAGAAGGCCTCCATCACCATCGTCTACATCATCGAGCTCAGTGTCCAGGCCGATGACGCGCTGCGCTTCTGTCTGCCCGCTGTACTCAACCCACGATACACACCTGCAG TTTCAGCGGCTGGTGTTCCAGAAGTTTCCTCAGCATCAGTTATTCCTTACACTCTGTCTCTGAGTGTTGAAGTGAGATCTTCAGACCGTATCTCCAAACTCGAGTCCAGCTGCCCTCTGGATCCTCTGGAGTTCCTCGACGCGCAACACACTCACGCCacg gtgaatCTGACTGCTGGTCACCGGTTCGATAAGGATGTGGAGCTGTTTCTGTATTATGAAAATTCCCATCAGCCCTCTGCTGTCGTGGAGGCAGGAGCGTCTGCGGCTCCGTCAG GTTCTCTGATGGGCGACCCAGCGCTCATGATCAGTCTGTACCCAGAGTTCCCTGCAGATGTGATGTCATCACTGGCGTCTCGGGGCGAATTCATTTTTGTAGTTGACAGGTCAGGCAGTATGGACTGCCAGATGCATCATGGGAATGACGCACAGATGCGCATCGAAAGTGCAAGA GacacgctgctgctgctgctgaagagTTTGCCCATGGGATGCTACTTCAACATCTATGGATTCGGATCTCACTTTGAGTCCTTCTTTCC TCAGAGTGTTGTGTACAGCGAGGACACGATGGAAGAGGCTCTGAAGAGAGTGAAGAGCATGAGCGCAGACATGGGCGGCACAGAGATCCTACAGCCGCTTAAACACATCTACAGTCAGCCCTGTTACCCAGATCACCCTCGACAG cTGTTCATCTTCACTGATGGAGAGGTGTGGAACACTAAGGAGGTGCTGGATCTGGTGAAGAGTCACGTTTACTCTCACAG GTGTTTCTCCTTCGGGATCGGTGAGGGTGCGAGTACGGCTCTCATCACAGGAATGGCCAGAGAAGGTTCTGGTCACGCTCAGTTCATCACAGGCACTGACCGCATGCAGCCCAAA GTGATGCAGTCGCTCAGGTTTGCTCTCCAGCCGGCCGTGGATAATATCTCTGTGGACTGGACCGTTCCCGAGGGTGTGACGGTGGACATGCTGTCTCCATCCATCAATACTCTGTTCCAGGGTCAGAGAGCGCTCATCTACGCTCAGATTAAAGGACAG AGTTCAGGAAAGAAGGAAGGAGCTGTGACCGTGAAATACAAGCTGAAAGATCAACCTGTGACTAACCAGCTTCAGTTTACCTTACAACCAACGGAGGACAcagg ACTGACGATCCACCGGCTGGCAGCCCGGTCTGTGATCCGCTCTCTGGAGCTGGAGGAACGAGCCGAAGGAGCAGACGCAGAGAACGTCAGGAAAAGGATTGTGGAGCTCAGTGTTCAGGCAGGAGTGAGTAGCGCTCATACAGCCTTCATCGGCATTAATAAAGACCACAATCAGACTGTGAAAGGACCGCTGCTGCAGAGGAGAGTGCCAGTAGCAC GAATGGTTGTCCAAAGGGCACGGC CAATGGCTCTTCAAATGGATTTTGATTCTACAATGC actattCCATGGCCTCGTCCAACTCAATGATTGAATGTGATGATGAGTCAGATCAGA CAGAAGCTGAGCCCCTGAAGGACCCTGTGCTCCAGCTGGTCTCTCTTCAGAAGGCCACGGGATGCTGGGAGCTCAACGCCTCATTGGCTGCTGTGTTTGGGAAGACAGAGGACGAAGTGAACAATCAGAAAACAGCACAG GTGGACGGGTCAGTGTGGGCCACCGTCCTCGCTCTCATCTGGTTATATGCATTTAAATCAGATCAGCAGGTGGAGTGGCAGTTTGTGGCCATGAAGGCGGCGTCATGGGTCCGCTCTCAGAAAC cagacagcctgtctcagtgtgtgtgtgatgggaacGCTCTGTTGGGGTGTCAGGTGACTGAAGACATGCTGGGAATCTGA
- the LOC127933162 gene encoding von Willebrand factor A domain-containing protein 5A isoform X10, with product MVNCCGLVSEKNEPVPLKSISVELQVRDHVASVSSCLQYVNEEERPLEAVFVFPLPADAAVCHFSARIGEQEIVAEVQDKQSARDQYDDAVSSGQQAFLLEESEESSDVFKLSVGCLSPGQKASITIVYIIELSVQADDALRFCLPAVLNPRYTPAVSAAGVPEVSSASVIPYTLSLSVEVRSSDRISKLESSCPLDPLEFLDAQHTHATVNLTAGHRFDKDVELFLYYENSHQPSAVVEAGASAAPSGSLMGDPALMISLYPEFPADVMSSLASRGEFIFVVDRSGSMDCQMHHGNDAQMRIESARDTLLLLLKSLPMGCYFNIYGFGSHFESFFPQSVVYSEDTMEEALKRVKSMSADMGGTEILQPLKHIYSQPCYPDHPRQLFIFTDGEVWNTKEVLDLVKSHVYSHRCFSFGIGEGASTALITGMAREGSGHAQFITGTDRMQPKVMQSLRFALQPAVDNISVDWTVPEGVTVDMLSPSINTLFQGQRALIYAQIKGQSSGKKEGAVTVKYKLKDQPVTNQLQFTLQPTEDTGLTIHRLAARSVIRSLELEERAEGADAENVRKRIVELSVQAGVSSAHTAFIGINKDHNQTVKGPLLQRRVPVAPMALQMDFDSTMHYSMASSNSMIECDDESDQKAEPLKDPVLQLVSLQKATGCWELNASLAAVFGKTEDEVNNQKTAQVDGSVWATVLALIWLYAFKSDQQVEWQFVAMKAASWVRSQKPDSLSQCVCDGNALLGCQVTEDMLGI from the exons TTCCTCTGAAGAGTATCTCGGTGGAGCTGCAGGTCCGGGATCACGTGGCCTCCGTCAGCTCCTGTCTGCAGTATGTGAACGAGGAGGAGCGTCCGCTGGAGGCCGTGTTCGTCTTCCCGCTGCCCGCCGACGCCGCGGTCTGTCACTTCAGCGCCAGGATCGGAGAGCAGGAGATTGTGGCCGAGGTGCAGGACAAACAGAGT GCGCGGGATCAGTATGATGATGCTGTGAGCTCGGGCCAGCAGGCGTTTCTGCTGGAAGAGAGCGAGGAGAGTTCAGATGTGTTCAAACTGAGTGTGGGCTGTTTGTCTCCGGGTCAGAAGGCCTCCATCACCATCGTCTACATCATCGAGCTCAGTGTCCAGGCCGATGACGCGCTGCGCTTCTGTCTGCCCGCTGTACTCAACCCACGATACACACCTGCAG TTTCAGCGGCTGGTGTTCCAGAAGTTTCCTCAGCATCAGTTATTCCTTACACTCTGTCTCTGAGTGTTGAAGTGAGATCTTCAGACCGTATCTCCAAACTCGAGTCCAGCTGCCCTCTGGATCCTCTGGAGTTCCTCGACGCGCAACACACTCACGCCacg gtgaatCTGACTGCTGGTCACCGGTTCGATAAGGATGTGGAGCTGTTTCTGTATTATGAAAATTCCCATCAGCCCTCTGCTGTCGTGGAGGCAGGAGCGTCTGCGGCTCCGTCAG GTTCTCTGATGGGCGACCCAGCGCTCATGATCAGTCTGTACCCAGAGTTCCCTGCAGATGTGATGTCATCACTGGCGTCTCGGGGCGAATTCATTTTTGTAGTTGACAGGTCAGGCAGTATGGACTGCCAGATGCATCATGGGAATGACGCACAGATGCGCATCGAAAGTGCAAGA GacacgctgctgctgctgctgaagagTTTGCCCATGGGATGCTACTTCAACATCTATGGATTCGGATCTCACTTTGAGTCCTTCTTTCC TCAGAGTGTTGTGTACAGCGAGGACACGATGGAAGAGGCTCTGAAGAGAGTGAAGAGCATGAGCGCAGACATGGGCGGCACAGAGATCCTACAGCCGCTTAAACACATCTACAGTCAGCCCTGTTACCCAGATCACCCTCGACAG cTGTTCATCTTCACTGATGGAGAGGTGTGGAACACTAAGGAGGTGCTGGATCTGGTGAAGAGTCACGTTTACTCTCACAG GTGTTTCTCCTTCGGGATCGGTGAGGGTGCGAGTACGGCTCTCATCACAGGAATGGCCAGAGAAGGTTCTGGTCACGCTCAGTTCATCACAGGCACTGACCGCATGCAGCCCAAA GTGATGCAGTCGCTCAGGTTTGCTCTCCAGCCGGCCGTGGATAATATCTCTGTGGACTGGACCGTTCCCGAGGGTGTGACGGTGGACATGCTGTCTCCATCCATCAATACTCTGTTCCAGGGTCAGAGAGCGCTCATCTACGCTCAGATTAAAGGACAG AGTTCAGGAAAGAAGGAAGGAGCTGTGACCGTGAAATACAAGCTGAAAGATCAACCTGTGACTAACCAGCTTCAGTTTACCTTACAACCAACGGAGGACAcagg ACTGACGATCCACCGGCTGGCAGCCCGGTCTGTGATCCGCTCTCTGGAGCTGGAGGAACGAGCCGAAGGAGCAGACGCAGAGAACGTCAGGAAAAGGATTGTGGAGCTCAGTGTTCAGGCAGGAGTGAGTAGCGCTCATACAGCCTTCATCGGCATTAATAAAGACCACAATCAGACTGTGAAAGGACCGCTGCTGCAGAGGAGAGTGCCAGTAGCAC CAATGGCTCTTCAAATGGATTTTGATTCTACAATGC actattCCATGGCCTCGTCCAACTCAATGATTGAATGTGATGATGAGTCAGATCAGA AAGCTGAGCCCCTGAAGGACCCTGTGCTCCAGCTGGTCTCTCTTCAGAAGGCCACGGGATGCTGGGAGCTCAACGCCTCATTGGCTGCTGTGTTTGGGAAGACAGAGGACGAAGTGAACAATCAGAAAACAGCACAG GTGGACGGGTCAGTGTGGGCCACCGTCCTCGCTCTCATCTGGTTATATGCATTTAAATCAGATCAGCAGGTGGAGTGGCAGTTTGTGGCCATGAAGGCGGCGTCATGGGTCCGCTCTCAGAAAC cagacagcctgtctcagtgtgtgtgtgatgggaacGCTCTGTTGGGGTGTCAGGTGACTGAAGACATGCTGGGAATCTGA
- the LOC127933162 gene encoding von Willebrand factor A domain-containing protein 5A isoform X4 — MVNCCGLVSEKNEPVPLKSISVELQVRDHVASVSSCLQYVNEEERPLEAVFVFPLPADAAVCHFSARIGEQEIVAEVQDKQSARDQYDDAVSSGQQAFLLEESEESSDVFKLSVGCLSPGQKASITIVYIIELSVQADDALRFCLPAVLNPRYTPAVSAAGVPEVSSASVIPYTLSLSVEVRSSDRISKLESSCPLDPLEFLDAQHTHATVNLTAGHRFDKDVELFLYYENSHQPSAVVEAGASAAPSGSLMGDPALMISLYPEFPADVMSSLASRGEFIFVVDRSGSMDCQMHHGNDAQMRIESARDTLLLLLKSLPMGCYFNIYGFGSHFESFFPQSVVYSEDTMEEALKRVKSMSADMGGTEILQPLKHIYSQPCYPDHPRQLFIFTDGEVWNTKEVLDLVKSHVYSHRCFSFGIGEGASTALITGMAREGSGHAQFITGTDRMQPKVMQSLRFALQPAVDNISVDWTVPEGVTVDMLSPSINTLFQGQRALIYAQIKGQSSGKKEGAVTVKYKLKDQPVTNQLQFTLQPTEDTGLTIHRLAARSVIRSLELEERAEGADAENVRKRIVELSVQAGVSSAHTAFIGINKDHNQTVKGPLLQRRVPVAHMLQMSMMQCQPMRTCGMVVQRARPMALQMDFDSTMHYSMASSNSMIECDDESDQTEAEPLKDPVLQLVSLQKATGCWELNASLAAVFGKTEDEVNNQKTAQVDGSVWATVLALIWLYAFKSDQQVEWQFVAMKAASWVRSQKPDSLSQCVCDGNALLGCQVTEDMLGI; from the exons TTCCTCTGAAGAGTATCTCGGTGGAGCTGCAGGTCCGGGATCACGTGGCCTCCGTCAGCTCCTGTCTGCAGTATGTGAACGAGGAGGAGCGTCCGCTGGAGGCCGTGTTCGTCTTCCCGCTGCCCGCCGACGCCGCGGTCTGTCACTTCAGCGCCAGGATCGGAGAGCAGGAGATTGTGGCCGAGGTGCAGGACAAACAGAGT GCGCGGGATCAGTATGATGATGCTGTGAGCTCGGGCCAGCAGGCGTTTCTGCTGGAAGAGAGCGAGGAGAGTTCAGATGTGTTCAAACTGAGTGTGGGCTGTTTGTCTCCGGGTCAGAAGGCCTCCATCACCATCGTCTACATCATCGAGCTCAGTGTCCAGGCCGATGACGCGCTGCGCTTCTGTCTGCCCGCTGTACTCAACCCACGATACACACCTGCAG TTTCAGCGGCTGGTGTTCCAGAAGTTTCCTCAGCATCAGTTATTCCTTACACTCTGTCTCTGAGTGTTGAAGTGAGATCTTCAGACCGTATCTCCAAACTCGAGTCCAGCTGCCCTCTGGATCCTCTGGAGTTCCTCGACGCGCAACACACTCACGCCacg gtgaatCTGACTGCTGGTCACCGGTTCGATAAGGATGTGGAGCTGTTTCTGTATTATGAAAATTCCCATCAGCCCTCTGCTGTCGTGGAGGCAGGAGCGTCTGCGGCTCCGTCAG GTTCTCTGATGGGCGACCCAGCGCTCATGATCAGTCTGTACCCAGAGTTCCCTGCAGATGTGATGTCATCACTGGCGTCTCGGGGCGAATTCATTTTTGTAGTTGACAGGTCAGGCAGTATGGACTGCCAGATGCATCATGGGAATGACGCACAGATGCGCATCGAAAGTGCAAGA GacacgctgctgctgctgctgaagagTTTGCCCATGGGATGCTACTTCAACATCTATGGATTCGGATCTCACTTTGAGTCCTTCTTTCC TCAGAGTGTTGTGTACAGCGAGGACACGATGGAAGAGGCTCTGAAGAGAGTGAAGAGCATGAGCGCAGACATGGGCGGCACAGAGATCCTACAGCCGCTTAAACACATCTACAGTCAGCCCTGTTACCCAGATCACCCTCGACAG cTGTTCATCTTCACTGATGGAGAGGTGTGGAACACTAAGGAGGTGCTGGATCTGGTGAAGAGTCACGTTTACTCTCACAG GTGTTTCTCCTTCGGGATCGGTGAGGGTGCGAGTACGGCTCTCATCACAGGAATGGCCAGAGAAGGTTCTGGTCACGCTCAGTTCATCACAGGCACTGACCGCATGCAGCCCAAA GTGATGCAGTCGCTCAGGTTTGCTCTCCAGCCGGCCGTGGATAATATCTCTGTGGACTGGACCGTTCCCGAGGGTGTGACGGTGGACATGCTGTCTCCATCCATCAATACTCTGTTCCAGGGTCAGAGAGCGCTCATCTACGCTCAGATTAAAGGACAG AGTTCAGGAAAGAAGGAAGGAGCTGTGACCGTGAAATACAAGCTGAAAGATCAACCTGTGACTAACCAGCTTCAGTTTACCTTACAACCAACGGAGGACAcagg ACTGACGATCCACCGGCTGGCAGCCCGGTCTGTGATCCGCTCTCTGGAGCTGGAGGAACGAGCCGAAGGAGCAGACGCAGAGAACGTCAGGAAAAGGATTGTGGAGCTCAGTGTTCAGGCAGGAGTGAGTAGCGCTCATACAGCCTTCATCGGCATTAATAAAGACCACAATCAGACTGTGAAAGGACCGCTGCTGCAGAGGAGAGTGCCAGTAGCAC ATATGCTTCAGATGTCTATGATGCAATGCCAACCTATGAGAACGTGTG GAATGGTTGTCCAAAGGGCACGGC CAATGGCTCTTCAAATGGATTTTGATTCTACAATGC actattCCATGGCCTCGTCCAACTCAATGATTGAATGTGATGATGAGTCAGATCAGA CAGAAGCTGAGCCCCTGAAGGACCCTGTGCTCCAGCTGGTCTCTCTTCAGAAGGCCACGGGATGCTGGGAGCTCAACGCCTCATTGGCTGCTGTGTTTGGGAAGACAGAGGACGAAGTGAACAATCAGAAAACAGCACAG GTGGACGGGTCAGTGTGGGCCACCGTCCTCGCTCTCATCTGGTTATATGCATTTAAATCAGATCAGCAGGTGGAGTGGCAGTTTGTGGCCATGAAGGCGGCGTCATGGGTCCGCTCTCAGAAAC cagacagcctgtctcagtgtgtgtgtgatgggaacGCTCTGTTGGGGTGTCAGGTGACTGAAGACATGCTGGGAATCTGA
- the LOC127933162 gene encoding von Willebrand factor A domain-containing protein 5A isoform X5, whose translation MVNCCGLVSEKNEPVPLKSISVELQVRDHVASVSSCLQYVNEEERPLEAVFVFPLPADAAVCHFSARIGEQEIVAEVQDKQSARDQYDDAVSSGQQAFLLEESEESSDVFKLSVGCLSPGQKASITIVYIIELSVQADDALRFCLPAVLNPRYTPAVSAAGVPEVSSASVIPYTLSLSVEVRSSDRISKLESSCPLDPLEFLDAQHTHATVNLTAGHRFDKDVELFLYYENSHQPSAVVEAGASAAPSGSLMGDPALMISLYPEFPADVMSSLASRGEFIFVVDRSGSMDCQMHHGNDAQMRIESARDTLLLLLKSLPMGCYFNIYGFGSHFESFFPQSVVYSEDTMEEALKRVKSMSADMGGTEILQPLKHIYSQPCYPDHPRQLFIFTDGEVWNTKEVLDLVKSHVYSHRCFSFGIGEGASTALITGMAREGSGHAQFITGTDRMQPKVMQSLRFALQPAVDNISVDWTVPEGVTVDMLSPSINTLFQGQRALIYAQIKGQSSGKKEGAVTVKYKLKDQPVTNQLQFTLQPTEDTGLTIHRLAARSVIRSLELEERAEGADAENVRKRIVELSVQAGVSSAHTAFIGINKDHNQTVKGPLLQRRVPVAHMLQMSMMQCQPMRTCGMVVQRARPMALQMDFDSTMHYSMASSNSMIECDDESDQTEAEPLKDPVLQLVSLQKATGCWELNASLAAVFGKTEDEVNNQKTAQVDGSVWATVLALIWLYAFKSDQQVEWQFVAMKAASWVRSQKHSLSQCVCDGNALLGCQVTEDMLGI comes from the exons TTCCTCTGAAGAGTATCTCGGTGGAGCTGCAGGTCCGGGATCACGTGGCCTCCGTCAGCTCCTGTCTGCAGTATGTGAACGAGGAGGAGCGTCCGCTGGAGGCCGTGTTCGTCTTCCCGCTGCCCGCCGACGCCGCGGTCTGTCACTTCAGCGCCAGGATCGGAGAGCAGGAGATTGTGGCCGAGGTGCAGGACAAACAGAGT GCGCGGGATCAGTATGATGATGCTGTGAGCTCGGGCCAGCAGGCGTTTCTGCTGGAAGAGAGCGAGGAGAGTTCAGATGTGTTCAAACTGAGTGTGGGCTGTTTGTCTCCGGGTCAGAAGGCCTCCATCACCATCGTCTACATCATCGAGCTCAGTGTCCAGGCCGATGACGCGCTGCGCTTCTGTCTGCCCGCTGTACTCAACCCACGATACACACCTGCAG TTTCAGCGGCTGGTGTTCCAGAAGTTTCCTCAGCATCAGTTATTCCTTACACTCTGTCTCTGAGTGTTGAAGTGAGATCTTCAGACCGTATCTCCAAACTCGAGTCCAGCTGCCCTCTGGATCCTCTGGAGTTCCTCGACGCGCAACACACTCACGCCacg gtgaatCTGACTGCTGGTCACCGGTTCGATAAGGATGTGGAGCTGTTTCTGTATTATGAAAATTCCCATCAGCCCTCTGCTGTCGTGGAGGCAGGAGCGTCTGCGGCTCCGTCAG GTTCTCTGATGGGCGACCCAGCGCTCATGATCAGTCTGTACCCAGAGTTCCCTGCAGATGTGATGTCATCACTGGCGTCTCGGGGCGAATTCATTTTTGTAGTTGACAGGTCAGGCAGTATGGACTGCCAGATGCATCATGGGAATGACGCACAGATGCGCATCGAAAGTGCAAGA GacacgctgctgctgctgctgaagagTTTGCCCATGGGATGCTACTTCAACATCTATGGATTCGGATCTCACTTTGAGTCCTTCTTTCC TCAGAGTGTTGTGTACAGCGAGGACACGATGGAAGAGGCTCTGAAGAGAGTGAAGAGCATGAGCGCAGACATGGGCGGCACAGAGATCCTACAGCCGCTTAAACACATCTACAGTCAGCCCTGTTACCCAGATCACCCTCGACAG cTGTTCATCTTCACTGATGGAGAGGTGTGGAACACTAAGGAGGTGCTGGATCTGGTGAAGAGTCACGTTTACTCTCACAG GTGTTTCTCCTTCGGGATCGGTGAGGGTGCGAGTACGGCTCTCATCACAGGAATGGCCAGAGAAGGTTCTGGTCACGCTCAGTTCATCACAGGCACTGACCGCATGCAGCCCAAA GTGATGCAGTCGCTCAGGTTTGCTCTCCAGCCGGCCGTGGATAATATCTCTGTGGACTGGACCGTTCCCGAGGGTGTGACGGTGGACATGCTGTCTCCATCCATCAATACTCTGTTCCAGGGTCAGAGAGCGCTCATCTACGCTCAGATTAAAGGACAG AGTTCAGGAAAGAAGGAAGGAGCTGTGACCGTGAAATACAAGCTGAAAGATCAACCTGTGACTAACCAGCTTCAGTTTACCTTACAACCAACGGAGGACAcagg ACTGACGATCCACCGGCTGGCAGCCCGGTCTGTGATCCGCTCTCTGGAGCTGGAGGAACGAGCCGAAGGAGCAGACGCAGAGAACGTCAGGAAAAGGATTGTGGAGCTCAGTGTTCAGGCAGGAGTGAGTAGCGCTCATACAGCCTTCATCGGCATTAATAAAGACCACAATCAGACTGTGAAAGGACCGCTGCTGCAGAGGAGAGTGCCAGTAGCAC ATATGCTTCAGATGTCTATGATGCAATGCCAACCTATGAGAACGTGTG GAATGGTTGTCCAAAGGGCACGGC CAATGGCTCTTCAAATGGATTTTGATTCTACAATGC actattCCATGGCCTCGTCCAACTCAATGATTGAATGTGATGATGAGTCAGATCAGA CAGAAGCTGAGCCCCTGAAGGACCCTGTGCTCCAGCTGGTCTCTCTTCAGAAGGCCACGGGATGCTGGGAGCTCAACGCCTCATTGGCTGCTGTGTTTGGGAAGACAGAGGACGAAGTGAACAATCAGAAAACAGCACAG GTGGACGGGTCAGTGTGGGCCACCGTCCTCGCTCTCATCTGGTTATATGCATTTAAATCAGATCAGCAGGTGGAGTGGCAGTTTGTGGCCATGAAGGCGGCGTCATGGGTCCGCTCTCAGAAAC acagcctgtctcagtgtgtgtgtgatgggaacGCTCTGTTGGGGTGTCAGGTGACTGAAGACATGCTGGGAATCTGA